gttatgtgaGTGAGCCCCccttaagatatattggatctgtcaatgattatctgacacccaactgctgcatgaagagaaaacgaaagaaacagatgctgagagaggtatagtgaagataaacttgattatttcagaaattatgcaaaatatttaatttattgtatttagaaagtttatttcagtatgctgaagcttatattaaattttcatgttcacgatagttccccttaaataaCAGCATTCTGCAACCTTCGACTCTCCCGCTGGGGCTGAACTcgactcccagcatccttctcAACTGGGTGGGAGAGGCACAGGTTTCAGATGCTTGCATGGAAAAATCTAGTGCTTGACGCTTACATCCTACTTATGGAAACTGTTTTGCTGTACTACGTTTCTCCCCCCCAATCTAtgtcaaaagaaaatatttaaagtcCAAGTTGCTATTTGGTTTTGGTATCGTTTCTATTTTATCTCCGACACATACGTGCCTGATCCCTAGCACAACTAGCCACTACATAGGATTGCTGGTGTTATTTTCAGGTAtttatctctttattttatttttttaaaggataagtaaacctttaaaataagtaaaattgatgagggttctattctaagcacttttgtaatgtacattcattgactattttcttttaattccaagatattaagggatacatgtgctgttaatatgaatgatttttgttccaacagcaccatctgctggtcagtttcccaccagtctgaccagcaagtagtcaaggaagttgtcaggagaaagaaagaggctgctctgatgttcttctgctgaggaataaaattagaaacctttcccaCATCTttcataagcagaagaacatcagagcagcctctttctttctcctgacaatttccttgactacttgctggtcagactagtcagaaaatgaccagcaggtggcgctgttgtaacaaaattcatttatattaacagcacatgtatccattaatatcttggaattaaaagaaaataaataatgaatgtacattgcaaaatttcttagaataacaCAATAGtcaattttacacttattttaaaggatgacttatcctttaaacataaaTGGGGTAAGATTTAAATTTCCTTCGGCCAGTGGGGGAGCAATATTCCTTTGCACCACTCACATTTCATGGAGAAAAGTTTATGGCAGGAAGGAATGGTTAAGCATGTGCCCCCTCCAAGCCCACCCGCCTTTCCTCTACAAAGATATTGTTAGTGGCAAGGGTAAAATCCAAGATAATGTGAACTGGGAGCACTGGCCAGACCCAGAATGCACTGCATCAGAGTAAAAGCACTAGATCTGGAGCAGTGAGGCTTCCATTGTACAACGGTATCAAGTTCAAGTCTGTAAACAAGCCATCAACCCAAGTGCAGAGAGAATGAGTAACCCCTTCTGTTGCCCGATAACCCTGTCGACAGCTGGAGTTAAGGAATGTTGCGGCCTCCCTCTTTCCTACAGAAGGAGAGGCTGATGAGGTTTTCCGAGGAGCGAAATTAGAGGCTTGGAAGAGAAGCGACCACTAGACTCGGGCCAAGAAGTGCCACTTGAATTCCCGAACTGGTGGACTGGATGGACGTTGCCGAGCTCAGGATTCTTGTTTAGGGACTGACCAGTGTGTTCATCCATAGCTCAAAATGACAATGTCCTGTCGGTGACCTGAACGTACGGCCTCTTTCAGGGGTGAGGGACCTCTACAGAAGCCCATGTCTCCTGAGAATGATAGGCCTTCCACCCCCTTTAAATTCCCCACAGCCCACCCCTGAGATATGTTtcaaaagacaaaacaaaaacagcttCACACGTTGACCATTGAGAAGCTGACCCCTGCAGCATCAGCTAATGCCCCCAACAATAAAACAGGACACCTTTCCTTAACCACCACCCACTCCTCCCCCCACCCAACCCACTGAGCCGTGTGCACCCAGAATTCAAAAAGGCTGCTTCACCCTggaatgtaaaattttaaatgtttttaagtacACGGGATAGGGTGAAGAGCCTTTAATCCCTAGATCAGTAGGGTCCTAGGGAAGAATTCTGGGAGCAGGCGTGTGAACCTCTACACCAGCAGTAAGAGGTTGACAAAAAAACAGCCACAACCCATGGAAAGTGCCTTAATCTGCATGACAATTCACCACCCCACAGCCATGGCACCCAGCATAGAAGGGGACCACTCAGGGTGCTTTGTCCCCAGACGCCTCTGTCTCCTTGTGGGTCCACAAATCTTTGTGAGGTCGGCGACCAAATCCTTCATCATAATTTCCTTTGCTCTTGAAGAGCTGCTGGAAGTGAGGCTTGCAGTAAAACTCTCCATGAAGTGCGGCGTATGTCCCCAGgctgaaaaacattaaaacaaccattaatatagtgaataatgcacccttactgtaaaatataaggatattatagtcaccgaggagttccatgactatatcaAAGCACAAGGCAagacaagtgcttttatacaggtcatgaaactccgaggttacttataatattttccaacaagggtactttatttattataatacacaagtttaagtgagtcatgtgacaaaaatgacatcactactcatactgatgacatcacaagtcaccatttataaggatataatttacaagatattcatggcttttgtgtattatatagtgatttAAGGCAGCTCCCAGATCCATTAAGAAAAAGATGAGGTTGCAGCCGACACtcagaactaaaggtggccatacacgataagatcttTTCCCGACATGCCCTCCAACGGCAgtgcgatatcgggttaatccaaaTGTTTGGCCTTAGGGCCGAACAATTGGAATACAATGAAGAGGCTGGATGAGGACCGCATTAACTAGGcaatgaaaaatcaaacctccctgatAGAGATCATATCGATCAGGGAAACCCGTCAAGacgcccccatacactggcagataagcggCTGAATAGGTctaggaccgatatcggcagcttcaATCTGCCCatgaatggccaccttaaaggggaagaatcacaacaatttaatataagcttcaacatactgaaataagaagttttctaaatataatcaattaaaaattctgtaccgtttctaaaataatccagtttatctGGACTGTCCttctctccgcatctgtttctcttcattctgtcttcatgcagcagttgggtgtcagatattcactgacagttagatccaatatatcttataggggggctccttttgcctagaagatgtattagagctccctctattaaactcaccagacatcatgtctctctacatgcaggatttgtgcaaaaggcagttattttgttagattgtgttcgtactggaatcagttatatgagtgagctctaataaatctgctaggaaaggagccccccctataagatatattggatctaactgtcaatgaatatctgacacccaactgctgcttgaagacagaatgaagagaaacagatgctgagaaaggaatagttaacgataaacttgattatttcagaatctatacagaatatttaattggtggtatttagaaagtttcttattttattacGATGAAGCTTCTATTACATTTTCTGGATAGTTCCCCTTCTTGGCACACTGCAGAACAGAAAGCAACTTCTGCATTAAGAAGGATCATATATGTGCTGACCTTCAGTTGTGATATGAACACCTCAAAAGggtcatattttaatttttttacatttttttttagtaaatatgggGCAAAATTAGCCCCCCTGAAACTGGCACAGAACCGTGGCACTCACCTTAACTTGGCACTGCAGTGCTTGCAGCAGAAACAGGAGTTGTGAAAGATGTGTTTGTCAGCCACGAGCCGCTCCATGGGGTAGACGGTTTTCTGGCAGGAAGAGCACAGCTCTCTGACCGCAGGCTTCATACTAAAAGACTGAGCGAGACGGAGCTTATTAGTCAGTTGTACTTCCCAAACAAGCCTGAAAGAGGACCCCAACATGCAAGCACTTACCTTTGATCTCTGTACTACACTGACTGCAGAGCTGCACCCGGAatcctaaaattaaaaaaaagccaaagatTGGCAGTGTACATGGCATTAGGTTATCAGCACACAATTTGCACCAGGC
The Xenopus laevis strain J_2021 chromosome 9_10S, Xenopus_laevis_v10.1, whole genome shotgun sequence DNA segment above includes these coding regions:
- the limd2.S gene encoding LIM domain containing 2 S homeolog isoform X1, which produces MFQAKLPNTPAAGHDSGCSSAVSVVQRSKSFSMKPAVRELCSSCQKTVYPMERLVADKHIFHNSCFCCKHCSAKLSLGTYAALHGEFYCKPHFQQLFKSKGNYDEGFGRRPHKDLWTHKETEASGDKAP